The Deinococcus ruber DNA window CTGAATTGTTGTGAAGTGCAGAATGTGAACGGTCACAAGTCTGTCTTTGGCAGCGGGCCAACTTGGGAAGCTGGGCCGGATTGTGGAGGATTGATAAAGGACGATGCCGGGACACCCTCTGCCCCGCCTGCCTGCGTGATACTGGAGCCATGACCACGCCCACGCCCCAGAACATTCCCAACCCTGATTACGCCGCGCAGATACAGGCCGTTGCCGACCACCTGGACGCCCATTCCGGAAGCGTCGTGATCGTGGCACATGTCGATCCAGACGGCGACGCCCTAGGCAGCTGCCTGGGCCTGCAACGCAGCCTGAGAGCGTGCGGCAAGGCGGCACAGACGTACATGGAGGTACCGCACTATCTGGCCTTCCTGCCGCAGCCGGGCGAGGTGCTGCCACGCCTGGAAAGCTGGCCCGAGGGTGCGCTGCTGGTGGTGCTGGACGTGGACAACAACGACACTTTGCGGGTCGCGGGCGCAGACCTCAGCAGCTTCAAAGGCAGCGTCATCAATATCGACCATCACGGCACAAATAAGCGGCAGGCGACTCTGGGCGTGGTCGATCCCTCGCAGGCGGCGACGGCGGGCATGGTGGCCGACATCGCGGGTCTGCTGCTGGAACGCGCAGGGCAGCCCTGGACACCCGAGATCGCCACGCCGCTGCTGACCGGGCTGAACACCGACACCGGGTCGTTCCGCTTTGCCAACACCACGCCCGCCGTGCTGCGTCAGGCGGCCAAGCTGGTCGAGCACGGAGCGCGTCTGGCCTGGATCAACGACCGCCTGTCGCAGAATCCACCGCGCTACTACGCGCTGCTGAAGGAAGTGCTGGGCAGCATGGCCTTCAGCCACGGCGGTCTGGTGGTCACGGCCCGCATCGACGCCGAAATGCTCGCCCGCGCCGGGGCCGAGTGGGAAGACGTGGAATCGTATGTGAACACCATTCGCAGCGCCGAGGGCACCGAACTGGCCTGCCTGTTC harbors:
- a CDS encoding DHH family phosphoesterase, with the translated sequence MTTPTPQNIPNPDYAAQIQAVADHLDAHSGSVVIVAHVDPDGDALGSCLGLQRSLRACGKAAQTYMEVPHYLAFLPQPGEVLPRLESWPEGALLVVLDVDNNDTLRVAGADLSSFKGSVINIDHHGTNKRQATLGVVDPSQAATAGMVADIAGLLLERAGQPWTPEIATPLLTGLNTDTGSFRFANTTPAVLRQAAKLVEHGARLAWINDRLSQNPPRYYALLKEVLGSMAFSHGGLVVTARIDAEMLARAGAEWEDVESYVNTIRSAEGTELACLFKDYGSRVKVSLRSRGRVSAQNIAVALGGGGHVPAAGASVDGDYAAVQAAFDAAVTTELKRAGLTD